A genomic window from Littorina saxatilis isolate snail1 unplaced genomic scaffold, US_GU_Lsax_2.0 scaffold_485, whole genome shotgun sequence includes:
- the LOC138954626 gene encoding uncharacterized protein, translated as MHQYVFLERIDTHFFGITIPDFESQQEVKDRVEAVLGRWANGRSVTLWMSEHLALHLDLPVRTYPQDCWLFQVLCLGEGLKPFILTLFAGASVDREPKVASLKQFSMRCARMLTSSLLNFCHRPFILLPCTLPYDKFTVEALDEELSAQLAYARDFYRGPAPLRKSAFDDMAFAVSLMASGTVVPSLLFEQDKPGKVHEWILRTDLDNEHVFHHLIAKLLCKQSGKLLSITYNSRTEAKVKIALLEAAKRLSHCQRICVVTENKDIRVCVERLAAEAKRAYGLDADWFRSCSPWESIPHADAVIAVDVSEFYDPRLIFSLSNECRDTTNKKRETLRVLLVGKAGSGKSATANTLMGSKVFESRPSFARTTCTCQSARRTLFGRIVEVVDSPGIISLEEEFGNECTHTDHDNDDEAARRFDVVCYVLNMCRSTREEIRTFGRVKKLLGEDVTRHMIIIITHGDSLQQRTDPVSELRLPQHLREEFGEEMVQRHVLFDNSHRENTDQVDTFVTVAREVIKDKKLYLSPTNMNIAERWDYARLEDYKEEEKRLQRYTG; from the exons ATGCATCAGTATGTCTTCTTGGAGAGAATTGATACTCACTTCTTTGGTATTACCATTCCAGATtttgaatcacaacaagaaGTAAAAGACAGAGTGGAGGCTGTTCTCGGCAGATGGGCGAATGGAAGGTCTGTCACATTGTGGATGTCAGAGCACCTGGCATTACATTTGGACTTACCTGTGCGAACCTACCCACAGGACTGCTGGCTCTTCCAAGTCCTCTGTTTAGGCGAAGGCCTTAAGCCTTTTATTCTGACTTTGTTTGCTGGTGCCTCGGTTGACAGAGAACCTAAGGTCGCATCGCTGAAACAGTTCTCCATGAGATGTGCGAGAATGCTTACATCGTCATTGCTAAACTTTTGTCATCGTCCATTTATTCTGTTGCCATGTACTTTACCATACGACAAATTCACGGTTGAAGCGTTAGACGAGGAACTAAGTGCCCAGCTTGCTTACGCCAGAGATTTCTACAGAGGGCCCGCACCGTTGCGAAAGTCCGCTTTTGATGATATGGCTTTCGCTGTGTCGCTAATGGCATCCGGAACAGTTGTACCAAGTCTTCTTTTCGAGCAAGACAAGCCAGGAAAGGTGCAC GAGTGGATCCTGCGAACTGACCTAGACAATGAACACGTCTTTCATCATTTGATTGCGAAACTACTTTGCAAACAGTCAGGAAAACTTCTTAGCATCACTTACAATAGCCGCACAGAGGCCAAAGTCAAGATTGCATTGCTGGAAGCAGCCAAACGTCTCAGTCACTGCCAACGTATATGTGTCGTCACGGAGAACAAAGACATCCGAGTTTGTGTAGA ACGCCTTGCTGCTGAGGCAAAACGTGCTTACGGCCTCGATGCAGACTGGTTTCGATCGTGTTCTCCATGGGAAAGCATTCCACATGCAGACGCTGTCATTGCAGTTGATGTCTCAGAGTTTTACGATCCCCGCTTGATTTTTAGTCTATCGAACGAGTGTCGGGACACTACAAATAAAAAACGAG AAACACTCCGTGTATTACTTGTTGGAAAGGCTGGAAGTGGAAAAAGTGCCACAGCCAATACTCTCATGGGAAGCAAAGTGTTTGAGAGCAGACCATCCTTCGCAAGGACGACTTGTACGTGTCAGTCTGCCCGTCGGACGCTTTTCGGTCGGATCGTGGAG GTTGTCGACAGTCCAGGAATCATCAGCCTCGAGGAAGAGTTCGGCAACGAGTGCACTCACACTGAccatgacaacgacgacgaggCTGCCAGGAGATTCGACGTTGTCTGCTATGTCCTCAATATGTGTCGATCAACCCGCGAAGAAATCAGAACTTTTGGTAGAGTGAAGAAACTGCTGGGAGAAGATGTTACGAGACATATGATAATCATCATCACTCACGGTGACAGCCTTCAGCAAAGAACTGACCCAGTTTCCGAGCTTCGTTTACCGCAGCATCTCCGAGAAGAGTTTGGAGAGGAGATGGTTCAGCGCCATGTCTTGTTTGATAATTCTCACAGAGAGAATACTGACCAGGTCGATACATTTGTCACAGTCGCGCGTGAAGTGATCAAAGACAAAAAGCTGTATTTAAGCCCGACTAACATGAACATCGCGGAGCGCTGGGACTATGCTAGGCTAGAGGACTACAAGGAAGAGGAGAAACGACTGCAAAGATACACTGGTTAA